In Xylanivirga thermophila, a single genomic region encodes these proteins:
- a CDS encoding anaerobic ribonucleoside triphosphate reductase: MLYVVKRDGRKVDFDYNKITKAIKGAAEEIAFPLKESEAIELTRNVIAQIEERNKDSITVEEIQDIVEGILLQNGYRKVGIAFYNYRRERNKIREIKSDLMKSIEQIGVQTDRDNANVGNNFSAKLLRIASESNKWHNLAVMPKHLAKAHENGDIYYHDLDSYNLTTNCLHIPTGEILKRGFNTGYGSIRTPKRIESAAELSCILLQSTQNDMFGGQSHADFDNDLGDFVEPTRREIIAELKEYGMEDDNIKELAKKKVEKSVHQAMQGIVYNLNTMHSRAGSQVPFSSINLGIPKNEDAALVCEAFLEEYEKGLGKGEQPIFPNIIFRIKDGINKKPGDPYYYLYELACRVAAKRMNPTFMNIDADFNKRYYEMGYLPATMGCRTYIMSNCNGDPGVKGRGNIAPTTINLPRLGILAKKDVDKFFELLDDRLELAKESLLNRYEVLKNLRVKDLPFVAGQGLMKGSEGLSEDDSIEPILKQGTWAIGFIGLAETLTALTGHHHGESEEAQELGIKIIKHIREYTDKTTKETHLNWSCYATPAEGLSGKFIKQDKKVFGEIEGVTDKDYYTNSFHVPVYYNISIKKKINIEAPYHALCNGGHITYIELDDYPTLDVIKSIIDYAYNETNINYVGINFHMKYCRDCGCRVEAEHDNCPKCGSTNIQGISRVTGYLSLDERFGEGKVAERKDRISHTTNKHNY; this comes from the coding sequence ATGCTATATGTAGTGAAGAGGGATGGCAGAAAGGTTGATTTTGATTATAATAAAATAACCAAAGCCATAAAGGGTGCAGCAGAGGAGATTGCGTTTCCTTTAAAGGAAAGTGAGGCAATAGAATTAACAAGAAATGTTATAGCCCAAATAGAGGAAAGAAATAAGGATAGTATTACAGTAGAAGAGATTCAGGATATAGTAGAAGGTATATTATTGCAGAATGGATATAGGAAAGTAGGAATAGCTTTTTATAATTACAGAAGAGAGCGGAACAAGATAAGGGAAATAAAATCTGATCTTATGAAATCCATTGAACAGATAGGCGTTCAAACGGATAGGGATAACGCAAACGTTGGAAATAATTTTTCAGCCAAGCTTTTAAGAATAGCTAGTGAATCAAATAAATGGCACAATCTTGCAGTTATGCCTAAACATCTGGCTAAGGCCCATGAAAATGGGGATATCTATTATCATGATCTGGATAGTTACAACTTAACTACCAATTGTCTACATATACCTACGGGGGAAATTTTAAAACGGGGGTTCAATACAGGGTATGGGAGTATAAGGACTCCAAAGCGTATAGAATCGGCAGCAGAACTTTCATGTATATTGCTACAATCAACGCAAAACGATATGTTTGGGGGACAGTCCCATGCCGATTTTGACAACGATTTAGGGGACTTTGTTGAGCCTACCAGGCGGGAGATTATAGCAGAACTTAAGGAATACGGCATGGAAGATGATAATATAAAGGAGTTGGCGAAAAAAAAGGTTGAGAAGTCCGTTCATCAGGCAATGCAGGGGATAGTATACAACCTTAATACGATGCATTCTAGGGCAGGAAGCCAAGTACCTTTTTCGTCCATAAACTTAGGTATTCCAAAGAATGAGGATGCGGCACTGGTATGCGAAGCCTTTCTAGAGGAATATGAAAAAGGCTTAGGTAAGGGTGAACAGCCCATATTTCCCAATATAATCTTTAGGATAAAGGATGGAATAAATAAAAAACCAGGGGATCCATACTATTATCTGTATGAATTGGCTTGTAGAGTAGCAGCTAAAAGGATGAATCCCACATTTATGAATATAGATGCAGATTTCAACAAGAGATATTATGAGATGGGATATCTGCCGGCTACTATGGGATGTAGAACATATATAATGTCTAATTGTAATGGAGATCCCGGGGTAAAGGGCAGGGGAAATATAGCACCTACCACAATAAATCTGCCTAGGCTAGGCATACTTGCCAAAAAGGATGTGGATAAATTTTTTGAATTGCTTGATGATAGGTTGGAATTAGCCAAGGAATCTTTACTTAATAGATATGAAGTCTTAAAGAATTTGAGGGTTAAGGATCTTCCTTTTGTAGCAGGGCAAGGGCTTATGAAAGGATCGGAAGGGCTATCGGAGGATGATTCCATAGAACCGATATTAAAACAGGGTACCTGGGCCATAGGGTTTATAGGCCTTGCAGAAACCTTAACTGCCTTAACAGGGCATCACCATGGTGAAAGTGAAGAGGCACAGGAATTAGGTATAAAGATAATAAAGCATATTAGGGAATATACCGATAAAACGACCAAGGAAACCCATTTGAACTGGTCTTGCTATGCAACTCCGGCAGAAGGGTTAAGTGGTAAATTCATAAAGCAAGATAAGAAGGTATTTGGAGAGATAGAAGGGGTTACGGATAAGGATTACTACACAAACTCCTTCCATGTGCCGGTATACTACAATATATCCATTAAAAAGAAGATTAATATAGAAGCTCCATACCATGCATTATGCAATGGTGGACATATAACATATATTGAGTTGGACGACTATCCTACATTGGATGTAATAAAGAGCATAATAGACTATGCCTATAACGAAACAAATATAAATTATGTGGGTATAAATTTTCATATGAAATACTGCAGAGATTGTGGCTGCAGGGTGGAAGCTGAGCATGATAATTGTCCAAAATGCGGTAGTACTAATATTCAGGGTATATCAAGGGTTACTGGATATCTGAGTTTAGATGAAAGGTTTGGAGAAGGCAAGGTGGCAGAGAGGAAGGATAGGATATCCCACACTACAAACAAACATAATTATTAA
- a CDS encoding nucleoside recognition domain-containing protein: MAGLIWLFLIICGIIIAFLQGNIEVVTQAALEGAAKAVEISFGLIGAYCLWLGLIKVAERAGLVKALSKRMGGIMGFLFPDVPKDHPAMGAMTMNIIANMLGLGNAATPFGLKAMENLQDLNKDRHTATNAMAMFLVINTSSVQLIPATVVALRTAAGSQNPAEIVGTALIATLCSTIVGIISAKILSRYM; the protein is encoded by the coding sequence ATGGCCGGATTGATATGGCTTTTCCTAATTATATGTGGTATTATTATTGCCTTTTTACAGGGTAATATAGAAGTTGTAACTCAGGCAGCCTTAGAAGGGGCGGCAAAGGCGGTAGAGATAAGCTTTGGACTCATAGGCGCATATTGCTTGTGGCTGGGTCTTATAAAAGTTGCTGAGCGGGCTGGGCTGGTTAAGGCATTATCAAAGAGGATGGGTGGTATAATGGGGTTTTTATTTCCTGATGTACCTAAAGATCATCCGGCAATGGGTGCCATGACCATGAACATCATAGCTAATATGTTAGGGCTTGGAAACGCTGCAACTCCATTTGGTCTAAAGGCTATGGAAAATCTTCAAGATCTTAATAAAGATAGGCATACAGCTACCAATGCCATGGCCATGTTTTTGGTAATAAATACTTCTTCAGTGCAGCTTATTCCTGCAACAGTGGTGGCTTTGCGTACCGCAGCAGGATCACAAAATCCTGCCGAGATAGTAGGTACAGCTCTTATCGCTACTCTTTGTTCTACTATAGTCGGTATTATAAGCGCAAAGATACTTAGTAGATACATGTGA
- the nrdG gene encoding anaerobic ribonucleoside-triphosphate reductase activating protein encodes MDLQIAGFLDNSLVNGEGLRFVVFVSGCRHNCDGCHNREMQDFQYGKRMDVGDILKKIEDNMPLIKGVTFSGGEPFEQAEALHELALKIKEKGLDIWCYTGYKIEDIINSGDDKKIALLKEVDILVDGKFDKNLVDNPLKYTGSSNQRIIDVKKFLSSTL; translated from the coding sequence ATGGATCTTCAAATAGCGGGATTTTTAGATAACTCTCTGGTAAACGGGGAGGGTCTTAGGTTCGTAGTTTTTGTATCCGGGTGCAGGCATAACTGCGATGGATGCCATAATAGGGAGATGCAGGATTTTCAATATGGCAAAAGGATGGATGTAGGGGATATTCTGAAAAAAATAGAGGATAATATGCCATTGATAAAAGGGGTAACTTTTTCCGGTGGGGAGCCTTTTGAACAGGCCGAGGCTCTCCATGAGCTGGCCTTAAAAATAAAGGAAAAGGGACTAGATATATGGTGTTATACCGGATATAAAATTGAGGATATAATAAATAGCGGTGATGATAAAAAAATTGCATTACTGAAGGAAGTAGATATATTGGTAGATGGTAAATTTGATAAAAACCTTGTGGATAATCCCCTTAAGTATACGGGATCATCCAATCAAAGAATTATAGATGTTAAAAAATTTCTTTCTAGTACCCTATGA